CCGGGACGGCTGAGAGGACAACAAGATGCAGATAACAGCAACACGGTACACGGACGGTTCGACCGCGCAGACGACAACCCAGCGGGATGTGTCCGGCATCAGCGGCCAGGATTTCATGAAGATCCTGATTAAACAGCTTCAGCTTCAGGATCCCTTCGAGCCCATGACCAACCAGGAAATGATCTCCCAGATGGCCACCATCCGGGAACTGGAGATGAACACCCGCCTCACCGAGCGGCTCGAACAACTTACCGATCAGCAGAGAGTCGCCTCTGCTTCCGGACTGATCGGCAAGCAGATCAAGGGCATCGTCACCGATTCGAACGGAAACGAGTATGAACTCAAAGGTCTTGTGACCGGCATCGAGTTCACCAGCAGAGGCGAGATACTGCTGCGGCTCGACAACGGATTGAGATTGCCCATCACCAGCTTGACCGAGGTCACGGAGCCGCGATCGGATCTGGAAACGGAGGAGGATTCGGAGTCGGCCTCGCAGGAAGAAAAATCAGAGGCTGCGGCATGATTCAAGGGTTTCGTCCGGCCGATTGTGCGAACGGCAACGGCCGATGCAAGTAATCGACATGACAGGCTGTCTCGGCCGCAAGAGCCGAGCCGGATCAGAAGAAAAGGAGACGGGCAATGGGATTGACCAGTGCAATGTATACCGGCCTTTCGGGCCTGAATGCCAACCAGTATCGGATCGACACCGTCGGCAACAACATCGCCAACGTGAATACCACCGCCTTCAAGGGAAGCCGGG
The Phycisphaerae bacterium DNA segment above includes these coding regions:
- a CDS encoding flagellar basal body protein; translation: MYTGLSGLNANQYRIDTVGNNIANVNTTAFKGSR
- a CDS encoding flagellar hook capping FlgD N-terminal domain-containing protein, which produces MQITATRYTDGSTAQTTTQRDVSGISGQDFMKILIKQLQLQDPFEPMTNQEMISQMATIRELEMNTRLTERLEQLTDQQRVASASGLIGKQIKGIVTDSNGNEYELKGLVTGIEFTSRGEILLRLDNGLRLPITSLTEVTEPRSDLETEEDSESASQEEKSEAAA